Proteins co-encoded in one Myotis daubentonii chromosome 8, mMyoDau2.1, whole genome shotgun sequence genomic window:
- the AKAIN1 gene encoding A-kinase anchor protein inhibitor 1, giving the protein MVFAPGEKTGNEPEEVRLQNASKQIVQNAILQAVRQVSQESRQREERDGDNRGSFQLGVGQLTKKHEKK; this is encoded by the coding sequence GCGAGAAAACTGGAAACGAGCCTGAAGAGGTGAGGCTGCAGAATGCCAGCAAACAGATTGTGCAGAATGCCATCCTGCAGGCTGTGCGACAAGTCTCCCAGGAGAGTcggcagagggaagagagagacggTGACAACCGGGGCAGCTTCCAGCTGGGCGTGGGGCAGTTAACCAAGAAGCATGAAAAGAAGTAA